From the Methanomicrobiales archaeon genome, the window TCGGAGACCGCTCAATTTCGTATTCAGGTTTGAGGAGATCCAGGATATCCTTTCCCCAGCGAAGGCAATGCGCCAGCTCTTGTGTCTATTAGATGACTGTGCTCCACGTATTCTCCTCTTCTTGCCACCCCACGATGCAGTGCAGCCTTGTATTGACCGCCCTCGTCGTCTTCCGTTCTCCCGGAGGCTGGCTGAAGCGTGCAGATCTCCGTACGGATGCAGCTCATCTCCGCCACCGCATCCGTTGCGACGGGCTGGACCATGGTCCGGTCCACAAGAAACAGGAACTGTCCAGGAGAGAGCGGTTGCACCGCTGGCTCCCTCTGTCCCGCACGATATCTCCGGTTCTGGATCGGGCAATCCCTTTTGCAAAAGTTTATCATCGTATATAAAGTTGAATACCTGTCATGCAGCACGAGCCGGAGACCGCCGCCCGGATCCTCAAAGCCCTCAAGTACCGCTCCCGCGGGATGACGATTGCCGACATCGCCAAGACAACCGGGATCAGCCGCAATACCGCTGCCCGCCAGCTGGAGCTCTTGCGGGTGAACGGCCAGGTGGAGTTGAAAGCGTTCGGCTCCGCGAAAGTCTACT encodes:
- a CDS encoding winged helix-turn-helix domain-containing protein codes for the protein MQHEPETAARILKALKYRSRGMTIADIAKTTGISRNTAARQLELLRVNGQVELKAFGSAKVY